Proteins encoded together in one Rhodothermia bacterium window:
- a CDS encoding tetratricopeptide repeat protein produces MRYFNTLLFSFLLFQAGCSGVQNIKPPKERIQEYERLLVKTPGNPVLMRELGAAHFELNQFDQAESYLKDALVRSPADPKVALYYGLVLEATNRRASALEIYKNHTQYDPKVSFTRLLEGRYLNLTRAILRSEMSELARKESSGELTNGRIEPNAVAVFPFNYLGKNKQYAPLSRGIAALIITDLGSVQGLKLLERLQIGVLQQEIAQGQTGFIDPETAPRAGRILGASKVVSGNYNVSAKDQITIDAGYWDVLKDESDFKTEPGPLSDLFRLQKTVVIKLLESMKIPITQQERQKILGTIPTQNLQAFLAYCRGMESEDSGDVTGALRNFRRAVELDPKFQKARELLDKNINRQAAGSTWKDLNFTYDFSGAGKNGGSGLGNDQLVADRLQAVGTELGSNLFPNPDKRNPTDEFGRVSEQTDLPRPPVFPPKGN; encoded by the coding sequence ATGAGATACTTCAACACGTTGCTCTTCTCTTTCTTGCTTTTCCAAGCTGGATGCAGTGGGGTTCAAAACATAAAACCGCCAAAAGAAAGAATACAGGAATACGAGCGGCTTTTGGTTAAAACCCCAGGAAATCCAGTCTTGATGCGCGAATTAGGGGCAGCTCATTTTGAGTTGAATCAATTCGATCAGGCTGAAAGCTACTTGAAAGATGCCCTTGTGCGTTCTCCCGCAGACCCCAAAGTCGCCCTTTATTATGGATTGGTGCTTGAGGCGACCAACCGGCGGGCATCAGCCTTGGAAATCTATAAAAACCATACCCAATACGATCCCAAGGTGAGCTTTACCCGATTGCTGGAAGGGCGTTACCTGAACCTGACCCGTGCAATTCTACGCTCCGAAATGTCCGAGTTGGCGCGGAAAGAATCATCGGGAGAGTTAACCAATGGGCGGATTGAGCCAAATGCCGTAGCCGTTTTCCCCTTTAACTATCTGGGGAAGAATAAACAATATGCCCCACTCAGCCGCGGAATCGCCGCCCTCATCATTACGGACTTGGGGTCAGTACAGGGGCTTAAATTATTAGAACGCCTCCAGATTGGGGTGCTCCAACAAGAAATCGCACAAGGTCAAACGGGCTTTATTGATCCAGAGACGGCCCCTCGTGCAGGGCGGATCTTAGGCGCCTCTAAGGTGGTTTCGGGAAATTATAATGTTTCTGCAAAAGACCAAATCACCATTGATGCGGGTTATTGGGATGTTTTGAAAGATGAGTCAGATTTCAAGACCGAACCCGGTCCTTTGTCCGATTTGTTCCGGCTCCAAAAAACAGTGGTTATCAAACTGTTGGAAAGCATGAAAATCCCTATTACCCAGCAAGAACGCCAGAAAATATTGGGAACCATTCCAACCCAAAACCTACAAGCCTTCTTGGCCTATTGCAGAGGCATGGAGTCCGAAGACAGTGGAGATGTGACAGGGGCTTTACGAAACTTCCGCCGCGCTGTTGAACTGGATCCTAAATTCCAAAAAGCCAGGGAGCTTCTGGACAAGAACATCAATCGGCAGGCCGCCGGAAGTACATGGAAAGACCTGAATTTCACTTATGACTTTAGTGGAGCTGGCAAAAATGGTGGTTCCGGTTTGGGTAATGACCAATTGGTGGCAGACCGTTTACAAGCAGTGGGGACCGAACTTGGAAGCAATCTTTTCCCAAATCCTGACAAACGAAATCCTACCGATGAATTTGGACGGGTTTCCGAGCAAACAGACTTGCC
- a CDS encoding serine/threonine protein kinase: MGQVWKAVDTQLDRTVALKVMNVQDPMFLQRFRAEAKALAMLDHPNIVRVFGMRETPIGMVIIMEFVEGKDWSDLIAQGKYNSPEEVANISSQLLSALEYAHSKAIIHRDIKPSNIMIMADGTVKVTDFGLAKLIDPQATIAGNPLTQVGQAVGSLYYMSPEQVRGLDTVDQRTDIYSTGITMYEALAGRPPFEDVTATSPFVIQKKIVDGDVPAITSAAPGIPADLAKVINRAIQVKPDKRYATASDMRLGLQQLATGSQATYSPPITTGKKSAIPLKSSHSGTRQPNWIMLGGIAVVVLLGLVATWIFVLNPTPKPKPTSQQITPQPESLAQSTLTPENTTGNTTNITPEVKTTPSGNPANNTTPANSNPTPQGSNTPVRDRLQQAAQNVRETAQNREPLTRPSQPTTRPTQTQTPTTTPPATEKPKEDPKPEPEETVGSFMVTVVGSDGEPLPATISSDLGSKYGNRLRFTGKPGTYAVAVTANGVTKNTSVKVVAGKTATTTVRF, from the coding sequence ATGGGACAAGTTTGGAAGGCGGTGGACACCCAACTTGATCGTACCGTTGCGCTCAAGGTAATGAACGTTCAAGACCCCATGTTCCTTCAGCGCTTTCGTGCAGAAGCCAAAGCGTTGGCCATGTTAGACCATCCCAATATCGTTCGAGTTTTTGGAATGCGTGAAACACCCATTGGTATGGTCATTATTATGGAATTTGTGGAGGGTAAAGATTGGTCAGACCTCATTGCGCAGGGCAAATATAACTCGCCAGAGGAAGTAGCCAATATTTCAAGCCAATTATTGAGCGCTCTTGAATATGCCCACTCTAAAGCCATCATTCACCGAGACATCAAACCAAGCAATATTATGATTATGGCTGATGGGACGGTGAAGGTGACGGACTTTGGACTGGCCAAATTGATTGACCCACAGGCGACGATTGCCGGAAACCCACTTACACAAGTCGGACAGGCTGTAGGAAGTCTCTACTATATGTCGCCAGAGCAAGTGCGTGGGTTAGACACGGTAGATCAAAGAACAGATATTTATTCTACGGGCATCACGATGTATGAGGCATTGGCTGGACGACCGCCTTTCGAGGATGTAACAGCTACCTCACCTTTTGTAATCCAAAAGAAAATCGTGGATGGAGATGTCCCCGCGATTACCTCCGCTGCCCCCGGTATTCCCGCCGATTTGGCCAAGGTGATCAATCGAGCGATACAAGTGAAGCCCGATAAACGCTATGCGACCGCATCAGACATGCGTCTTGGATTGCAACAATTGGCAACAGGATCACAAGCGACTTATAGCCCACCCATTACTACGGGCAAAAAATCAGCCATTCCTTTAAAATCAAGCCATAGTGGGACGCGCCAACCCAATTGGATCATGCTGGGTGGCATTGCCGTAGTTGTCCTCTTAGGACTTGTTGCCACTTGGATATTTGTGTTAAACCCTACGCCAAAACCAAAACCAACCTCCCAACAAATTACACCACAACCAGAGTCTTTGGCCCAAAGTACGCTCACGCCAGAAAACACGACGGGCAATACAACCAATATAACGCCAGAGGTGAAAACAACCCCTTCAGGCAATCCGGCAAACAATACAACGCCTGCAAATTCAAATCCTACCCCCCAAGGTAGCAATACACCTGTTCGGGATCGTCTGCAACAAGCCGCGCAAAACGTTCGGGAAACCGCCCAAAATCGTGAGCCACTAACACGACCAAGCCAGCCCACGACTCGACCAACCCAAACACAAACCCCTACAACAACGCCACCTGCAACCGAAAAACCAAAAGAAGACCCTAAGCCTGAGCCTGAAGAGACCGTAGGTTCGTTTATGGTAACAGTGGTGGGGTCTGACGGAGAACCGCTTCCGGCAACCATTTCATCCGATTTAGGCAGTAAGTATGGAAATCGGCTTAGATTTACCGGAAAACCAGGTACTTATGCGGTTGCAGTTACTGCCAATGGCGTCACCAAAAATACCTCTGTTAAGGTTGTAGCCGGAAAAACAGCCACAACAACGGTACGTTTTTAA
- a CDS encoding serine/threonine-protein phosphatase — protein MAHKQLPHQLQFGEKTDVGRVRTENQDACGHFVGTIQDDKPAVRLYVVADGMGGHADGRVASHTAVNTIGEAYFERRMGSVLTKLEHAFQEANLKIHNLLKALPGGQIMGTTSTAMLVDGDRVFVAHVGDSRLYRIRPDKAEQISEDHTMISAMVKKGILTQQEAERHPQRSMLERALGPEPHVEVDTFEIDRLHLNDVYVLCSDGLGEVHLDEIAEIVRSMPPQEAAEKMVALANDRGGMDNSTVQVIRVVATDQPITYATSNTLFDTKAGASTTPAVATGVWNALEQPETWRNDRGHAVLPPPPEAKERPKWFIPVLTGIAVLVIIGAVWFNMDLLNRSKNNSFALQDEPYNADAYTHNDQENPTNAEEILSSSADDLQPALSDNPVNPDAKQAPLSAAQSVTPALPNNQPKLDVKSKTTRPVEAPIAKPEPEKPPVQAKDGAKLTTGLASAWSSLQSGNHQEAIAQFKALEAEFGNEASYREERNKAAKKLMSLGDGKRAKPKEAIELYLKSQQLLDNETIQNRITEIKKMDNNN, from the coding sequence ATGGCACATAAACAACTGCCGCACCAACTCCAGTTTGGCGAAAAAACCGATGTGGGACGGGTGCGAACCGAAAACCAAGACGCTTGTGGGCACTTTGTCGGAACGATACAAGACGACAAGCCAGCAGTCCGTTTGTATGTGGTAGCGGATGGAATGGGAGGACATGCAGATGGTAGGGTTGCAAGCCATACTGCCGTCAATACCATTGGAGAAGCCTATTTTGAACGCCGAATGGGTTCGGTACTGACCAAGTTGGAACATGCTTTTCAAGAAGCCAATTTGAAAATACACAATTTACTGAAAGCATTGCCCGGTGGCCAGATTATGGGAACAACCAGTACGGCGATGTTGGTGGATGGCGATAGAGTTTTTGTGGCGCATGTTGGGGATAGCCGATTGTATCGCATTCGTCCAGATAAAGCAGAGCAAATTTCGGAAGACCATACCATGATTTCGGCAATGGTCAAAAAGGGCATCTTAACACAGCAAGAAGCCGAAAGACACCCGCAACGCTCGATGTTGGAACGTGCTTTAGGCCCAGAACCTCATGTGGAGGTGGATACATTCGAAATAGACCGCCTTCACCTGAATGACGTTTATGTGCTGTGTAGCGACGGCTTGGGCGAGGTTCATCTGGATGAAATTGCTGAAATTGTACGTTCAATGCCGCCACAGGAAGCCGCAGAAAAAATGGTGGCTTTGGCCAATGATCGTGGTGGTATGGACAACTCAACGGTACAGGTGATCCGTGTTGTTGCTACAGATCAACCCATTACCTACGCAACTTCCAATACTTTATTTGATACAAAAGCTGGTGCTTCGACAACTCCCGCAGTGGCTACGGGGGTTTGGAATGCCTTAGAACAACCAGAAACGTGGCGGAATGATCGTGGGCACGCTGTTTTACCTCCACCGCCTGAAGCAAAAGAGCGGCCCAAATGGTTCATCCCCGTCCTGACGGGAATCGCTGTTTTAGTGATTATTGGGGCTGTTTGGTTCAATATGGATCTCTTAAACCGATCTAAGAATAATTCTTTTGCACTGCAAGATGAGCCTTATAATGCCGATGCCTACACTCATAACGATCAGGAAAACCCGACAAATGCCGAAGAAATTTTGTCTTCATCCGCCGATGACCTCCAGCCCGCGCTCTCGGATAACCCCGTAAATCCAGATGCGAAACAAGCACCTCTTTCGGCTGCGCAATCTGTGACGCCGGCTCTACCAAATAACCAGCCAAAACTAGATGTAAAATCCAAAACCACAAGACCGGTAGAAGCGCCGATCGCGAAACCAGAACCGGAAAAACCACCTGTTCAAGCAAAAGATGGGGCAAAATTGACCACTGGGCTTGCGTCTGCATGGAGCAGCCTCCAATCGGGCAATCACCAAGAAGCGATTGCACAGTTTAAGGCATTGGAAGCGGAATTTGGGAATGAAGCATCGTACCGAGAGGAGCGAAATAAAGCCGCAAAAAAACTGATGTCTCTAGGGGATGGAAAACGTGCAAAACCCAAAGAGGCTATTGAATTGTATCTGAAGTCACAACAATTATTGGACAACGAGACCATTCAAAACCGAATTACGGAAATCAAAAAAATGGACAACAATAACTAA
- a CDS encoding FHA domain-containing protein — protein sequence MQTNIRVIILKGQVADVATSFQFEQAFKIGRDATCPIYLSNSLVSRNHAEVIKEGENWVLQDLGSTNGIWVNGARVTHIVLDGAKEVEFGRNGPLLRFEPQTNVVEKPPEGNVTPNLATSFWQSLGDISGGSPAFSEPVESRIDPKPIEPTGALASGFFASFSDEAEKTGESAFPESKPLIDSGVFKAELDSGKAFFESKPENIAFEAPQTPLLEEPAVNEFPSTGLASGFFRSLSESVQEEASSPPSPVSPETSTSTGLASGFFRSLSESVQEEVSSSPSPPLPETTPAPSIESSLGLGTGFFAGLTEEAPNEVAIPPSPSAASSLPSSIFKALADIPQQENSPSPTPSKPEPVEDPLKNLGLSSGISSALKDLQGITPAQTPDLPQTGLNTGFFRSLENVVGEAPSAAPVSPTEWEVPSSGGWDIPNIAQQTTPTSWESSETPKPDWLTSQTDWDQKGGSDNVPPNYEWSTPGMPAVPEQKTTPPEDDPFVNWDAPQSGGLTWDTPPPVSGGMSWGSPPAEESPSSGWESEKPAASPAFDWAAKPSEPQSAASEWGASPPQPTQKPASADVWSAPENWSSPSIPPTNQPPSDWGSEKKWEPSAIAPSYQDAPKTSPAAGSVSGYMRKFESGQTAEMGSRTQMMMAAFNRMSKRDKQKYYVIIGVVAVGLLIAAIWAFWKHSESNTLGAALDASNNALTTQDSLNVVLFYQIKELQLKFANDSTLNTNKKLRDETARKIIEMQQAYSEKMRARPQYRAAVNLANGGNNIGSVDKLIFDITRLFGENEMIMPAGYVEKVKQYIKYWQSSSRYINALKTAQENGYVEPIVASFMKRGVPPQFFYLGMQESNFNTKIVGPPTRYGHAKGMWQFIPATGAKYGLRIGPLKDSGVYDPGDERHDPVKAGEAASSYIADIYKTDAQASGLCVMASYNWGEGNVIKRIRAMPNNPRDRNFWNMYTQTWMPEETKNYVFYITAAAVIGENPRLFGFDFDNPLAAAIQRVGSGQYVMPGGGPSYSDLPPMTLAMDSEREQLFKFRTFW from the coding sequence ATGCAAACAAACATCCGCGTTATTATTTTGAAAGGACAAGTTGCCGACGTTGCAACCTCTTTTCAATTTGAACAAGCATTCAAAATTGGTAGGGATGCTACCTGTCCTATTTATCTCTCAAACTCACTTGTTAGCCGTAACCACGCCGAAGTCATTAAAGAGGGTGAAAATTGGGTTCTCCAAGACCTTGGTAGCACAAACGGCATTTGGGTAAACGGCGCCAGAGTTACGCACATTGTCTTAGATGGGGCAAAAGAAGTGGAGTTTGGGCGAAATGGCCCACTACTACGCTTTGAACCCCAAACAAATGTGGTGGAAAAGCCGCCCGAAGGGAATGTTACGCCCAATTTGGCAACTTCGTTTTGGCAGTCGTTAGGCGATATTTCGGGAGGTTCACCAGCATTTTCAGAACCAGTGGAAAGCCGTATAGATCCCAAACCAATAGAACCAACAGGAGCTTTGGCGTCTGGCTTTTTTGCTTCGTTCTCGGATGAAGCAGAAAAAACAGGGGAATCTGCTTTTCCAGAATCCAAACCCTTAATTGACTCTGGCGTTTTTAAGGCGGAATTAGATTCGGGGAAGGCTTTTTTTGAATCTAAACCAGAAAATATTGCTTTTGAGGCTCCACAAACGCCGCTTTTGGAAGAGCCAGCCGTAAATGAATTTCCATCCACGGGTTTGGCATCGGGATTTTTCCGTTCTTTGTCGGAATCTGTTCAGGAGGAAGCCTCGTCCCCGCCTTCACCAGTATCACCAGAGACCTCCACATCCACAGGCTTGGCGTCGGGATTTTTCCGTTCTTTGTCGGAATCTGTTCAGGAGGAAGTTTCATCCTCGCCCTCACCTCCATTACCAGAGACCACGCCAGCACCATCTATAGAAAGTTCTTTAGGCTTGGGCACGGGTTTTTTTGCGGGCTTAACGGAAGAAGCACCGAATGAGGTCGCCATTCCGCCGTCTCCTTCAGCGGCATCGTCTTTACCGTCAAGCATTTTTAAAGCCTTAGCGGACATACCTCAGCAAGAAAACTCGCCAAGCCCGACACCCAGCAAACCAGAACCTGTGGAGGATCCGCTTAAAAACTTGGGCTTGTCCTCTGGAATAAGTTCTGCTCTCAAGGACTTGCAAGGAATAACGCCAGCGCAAACACCTGATTTGCCACAAACGGGCTTAAACACGGGGTTTTTTAGGTCATTGGAAAATGTGGTTGGCGAAGCCCCGTCAGCGGCTCCAGTCTCACCAACTGAATGGGAAGTGCCATCCTCCGGTGGTTGGGACATCCCGAATATAGCCCAACAAACTACGCCGACTTCTTGGGAATCGTCAGAAACCCCAAAGCCAGATTGGCTAACTTCTCAAACCGACTGGGACCAGAAGGGCGGTTCGGATAATGTGCCGCCCAACTATGAATGGAGTACACCGGGGATGCCGGCTGTTCCAGAGCAAAAAACGACGCCCCCAGAAGATGATCCTTTTGTGAACTGGGATGCTCCCCAATCGGGGGGCTTGACATGGGACACACCGCCTCCTGTTTCTGGTGGCATGTCTTGGGGTTCGCCTCCAGCAGAAGAAAGCCCTTCATCGGGTTGGGAGTCTGAAAAACCAGCCGCTTCGCCCGCCTTTGATTGGGCAGCCAAGCCTTCTGAGCCTCAAAGTGCAGCTTCTGAGTGGGGAGCGTCACCGCCGCAACCGACACAAAAGCCGGCAAGTGCCGATGTGTGGTCCGCACCCGAAAATTGGTCAAGCCCATCTATTCCGCCAACAAATCAACCACCTTCGGATTGGGGAAGTGAAAAAAAATGGGAACCTTCTGCGATTGCGCCTTCATACCAAGATGCACCCAAGACAAGCCCAGCAGCAGGATCCGTTTCAGGATATATGCGCAAATTTGAGTCGGGGCAAACGGCAGAAATGGGTTCTCGTACACAAATGATGATGGCGGCTTTTAACCGAATGAGCAAGCGGGATAAGCAAAAATATTATGTCATTATCGGTGTCGTGGCTGTAGGATTATTGATTGCGGCTATTTGGGCATTTTGGAAACATAGCGAGAGCAATACTTTAGGTGCAGCCTTAGATGCCTCGAATAATGCACTCACGACTCAGGATTCCTTAAATGTCGTTTTATTTTATCAAATTAAAGAACTCCAGCTTAAATTTGCGAACGATTCTACGCTCAATACGAATAAAAAATTGCGAGACGAAACCGCCCGTAAAATCATCGAAATGCAACAAGCCTATTCTGAAAAAATGCGTGCGCGTCCGCAATATCGAGCAGCGGTAAATCTCGCAAATGGCGGGAATAATATCGGCAGTGTTGATAAATTGATTTTTGATATCACACGGCTTTTTGGCGAGAATGAGATGATAATGCCGGCGGGTTATGTGGAGAAAGTAAAACAATATATCAAATATTGGCAAAGCAGTTCCCGTTATATAAATGCTCTAAAAACCGCACAAGAAAATGGCTACGTTGAACCCATTGTGGCCAGTTTTATGAAACGTGGTGTGCCGCCACAGTTTTTTTATTTGGGTATGCAAGAAAGCAATTTTAATACCAAAATTGTGGGGCCGCCAACACGGTATGGACATGCTAAAGGGATGTGGCAATTTATTCCAGCAACAGGTGCAAAATATGGCCTTAGAATAGGCCCACTGAAAGATTCGGGTGTTTATGATCCAGGCGATGAACGGCACGATCCGGTAAAAGCTGGCGAGGCCGCTTCTTCCTATATTGCGGATATTTACAAAACGGATGCTCAGGCATCAGGCTTGTGTGTGATGGCATCTTACAACTGGGGGGAAGGAAATGTCATCAAGCGGATACGTGCGATGCCAAACAATCCACGAGACCGTAATTTTTGGAACATGTACACGCAAACCTGGATGCCGGAAGAAACCAAAAATTATGTTTTTTACATTACCGCCGCAGCCGTTATCGGCGAAAATCCGCGCTTATTTGGGTTTGATTTTGACAATCCACTGGCCGCAGCCATTCAACGAGTCGGGAGTGGGCAATATGTGATGCCGGGAGGTGGGCCATCTTATTCTGACTTGCCGCCAATGACCTTAGCAATGGATAGCGAACGCGAACAACTCTTCAAATTCCGGACGTTCTGGTGA
- a CDS encoding type VI secretion system contractile sheath large subunit, which translates to MENTSPIQEFRVNMGFSASKGEEPREIATNTPFRLLLASDLTPHLMHEVDWEGATQLVKVDKYTFSELMISWRPSVTIEVPNHLGNGPKTLTSTLVFDHIQAFQPDRLIDQLPLVKRYLGLRDALLMVKRDQIGHHEFVGTIQTLGFEREEAFHWSDRIQPTPQTSAPSISSSTGGGLDNLLNLVDIDTPSSGKQAGGDPMDALIRALAGQKSASKPARPAEVGKSTLQEAIEDVERSIAQQLDAILHHTAFQQLESAWRGLKKMVDRLDFRKNVRLEVLSVNKEQLNTALYHQVLLPAYHEPPQVPFAAMILDFTFGDVAMDLERVSDISETAASLQIPVIGAAATRLWTEKDAYGNLRAASILQHLQKPAFLGWPLLREQPSSGWITLALPHVLLRAPYRGVQLLGGLAYDEKTPSDGSGHLWGRASLPVGIALAQGYLKHGWGVGFVGAGGAGLQADYPIRKSDTNASPLFMWLDQQKQSELADAGFTVLASRPNTDSLYISGAQSFQKVANYIDPDSLAEAKLHATLACKMVTSKITQAILFAQTKLVAGMSASNIQAQLSAQLTAVLSEGGYQLDENAVKVEVGDSPRSKDHFGVGIWVNSPKSLLGDEISLALGFEISK; encoded by the coding sequence ATGGAAAACACCTCTCCAATTCAGGAATTCCGTGTAAATATGGGATTCTCTGCTTCTAAAGGGGAAGAACCCCGCGAAATTGCGACCAATACGCCCTTTCGCCTCCTTTTAGCTTCTGATCTGACGCCTCATTTGATGCACGAGGTTGATTGGGAAGGAGCAACTCAGCTCGTCAAAGTTGACAAATACACTTTCTCGGAATTAATGATCTCGTGGCGGCCTTCCGTCACCATCGAGGTTCCTAATCACCTTGGTAATGGCCCAAAAACACTTACCTCAACATTGGTTTTTGATCATATACAGGCTTTTCAGCCAGACCGCTTGATAGACCAGCTACCTTTGGTGAAGCGTTATCTCGGCTTAAGAGATGCCTTACTTATGGTGAAGCGAGACCAAATAGGCCATCATGAATTTGTGGGAACCATTCAAACGCTTGGTTTTGAAAGAGAAGAAGCATTTCATTGGTCGGATCGAATCCAGCCGACTCCTCAAACATCAGCACCTTCAATATCATCATCAACTGGTGGGGGATTGGATAATTTGCTGAATTTAGTTGATATTGACACGCCGTCTTCTGGAAAACAAGCTGGGGGCGATCCTATGGACGCCTTGATTCGGGCATTGGCGGGACAAAAATCGGCTTCAAAGCCTGCCCGTCCGGCTGAAGTTGGAAAATCTACACTTCAAGAAGCTATTGAGGATGTAGAGCGCAGTATTGCTCAGCAATTGGATGCCATTTTACACCATACGGCTTTTCAGCAATTAGAATCGGCTTGGCGTGGTTTAAAAAAAATGGTGGATCGTTTGGATTTTCGCAAAAACGTGCGGTTGGAAGTGTTATCCGTCAATAAAGAGCAACTTAACACCGCCTTATACCACCAAGTTTTGTTGCCAGCCTATCACGAACCCCCACAAGTACCCTTTGCAGCAATGATTTTGGACTTTACGTTTGGGGATGTTGCGATGGATTTGGAGCGCGTATCGGATATTTCAGAAACGGCAGCGAGTTTACAAATTCCGGTTATTGGGGCAGCCGCAACGAGGCTTTGGACAGAAAAGGATGCCTATGGCAATCTCCGAGCGGCAAGCATTTTGCAACACCTGCAAAAACCCGCGTTTTTAGGCTGGCCATTATTAAGAGAACAACCTTCTTCTGGCTGGATAACGTTAGCACTCCCACATGTTTTGCTCCGGGCGCCTTATCGTGGAGTGCAACTTTTAGGCGGCCTAGCTTATGACGAGAAAACCCCTTCGGATGGGAGTGGGCATTTGTGGGGTCGAGCTTCGTTGCCTGTGGGCATCGCTCTTGCACAAGGATACCTAAAACACGGCTGGGGTGTAGGGTTTGTTGGTGCTGGAGGTGCAGGTCTGCAAGCCGATTATCCCATTAGAAAATCGGATACAAATGCTTCACCGTTGTTTATGTGGTTAGATCAACAAAAACAAAGTGAATTGGCAGATGCGGGTTTTACAGTTTTGGCATCTCGGCCCAATACAGATAGCTTGTATATTTCGGGTGCGCAGTCCTTTCAAAAAGTAGCCAATTATATAGACCCTGATTCATTGGCAGAGGCAAAACTCCATGCAACACTTGCATGCAAAATGGTGACTTCAAAAATCACTCAAGCCATTCTGTTTGCACAAACCAAACTCGTCGCAGGGATGAGCGCATCTAATATTCAAGCGCAACTGTCTGCCCAATTGACTGCTGTGTTATCTGAGGGCGGATATCAGCTTGATGAAAATGCGGTCAAGGTCGAAGTTGGTGATAGTCCGCGATCCAAAGATCATTTTGGTGTTGGTATCTGGGTCAATTCGCCAAAGTCTTTGTTAGGAGACGAAATAAGTCTTGCGCTTGGCTTTGAAATCTCAAAATGA
- the xylA gene encoding xylose isomerase, with product MSEYYSGIDKITFEGRSSDNPLAFKWYDENRIVAGKTLKEHLRFAVCYWHTFGGTGGDPFGPGTRRFAWDKFGNPIERARKKMDAAFEFMQKLGVPYYCFHDVDLVDEGESLAMYEANLAKIIDYAQQKQKDTGIKLLWGTANVFSHPRYMNGAATNPDFRVVAYAGTQIKNALDATIALGGENYVFWGGREGYMTLLNTQMKREKAHLAMMLTLARDYARKQGFMGTFLIEPKPCEPTKHQYDFDAETVIGFLREHGLDQDFKLNIEVNHATLAGHTFQHELQVAADAGMMGSMDANRGDYQNGWDTDQFPMNVQELTEAMLVILEAGGFTSGGINFDAKLRRNSVDPEDLFVAHIAGMDAFARALITADTILCNSPYLAMRKNRYASFDNGMGKDFEEGKLVLEDLRQFAFESSEPAEISGKQERYEQILNDYL from the coding sequence ATGTCTGAATATTATTCCGGAATTGATAAAATCACGTTTGAAGGCCGTTCATCCGATAATCCCTTGGCCTTTAAATGGTACGATGAAAACCGCATAGTCGCCGGAAAAACGCTAAAGGAACACCTGCGTTTTGCGGTTTGTTATTGGCATACCTTTGGTGGAACAGGAGGAGATCCCTTTGGGCCGGGTACACGGAGATTTGCTTGGGACAAATTTGGTAATCCCATCGAACGGGCACGCAAAAAAATGGATGCCGCCTTCGAGTTTATGCAAAAGTTAGGTGTCCCTTATTACTGTTTTCACGATGTTGACTTGGTGGACGAAGGGGAGTCCCTTGCTATGTACGAGGCAAATCTGGCTAAGATTATTGACTATGCTCAACAAAAACAAAAAGATACAGGTATTAAATTGTTATGGGGAACGGCCAATGTTTTTTCCCATCCACGTTATATGAATGGCGCTGCGACCAATCCTGATTTTCGGGTAGTGGCTTATGCTGGCACGCAAATTAAAAATGCCTTGGATGCAACCATTGCACTTGGGGGAGAGAACTACGTCTTTTGGGGAGGGCGAGAAGGATATATGACGCTGCTCAATACCCAAATGAAGCGGGAAAAAGCACACTTGGCCATGATGTTAACTTTGGCACGAGATTATGCACGAAAACAAGGATTTATGGGAACGTTTCTCATTGAGCCAAAACCGTGCGAACCTACGAAGCACCAGTATGATTTTGACGCAGAAACCGTTATTGGATTCTTGCGGGAGCATGGGTTAGACCAAGACTTTAAGCTCAATATCGAAGTCAACCACGCCACACTTGCTGGCCACACCTTTCAGCATGAACTTCAGGTGGCGGCGGATGCCGGAATGATGGGAAGTATGGATGCGAACCGAGGAGATTACCAAAACGGATGGGATACCGACCAATTTCCGATGAATGTACAAGAACTGACAGAGGCCATGTTGGTGATTTTAGAAGCGGGAGGCTTTACTTCAGGTGGCATTAACTTTGATGCAAAACTTCGACGAAATTCTGTTGACCCCGAAGACTTGTTTGTTGCACATATTGCGGGAATGGATGCCTTTGCGCGGGCGCTGATTACCGCAGATACCATTCTTTGCAATTCTCCTTATCTGGCAATGCGGAAAAACCGTTATGCCTCCTTTGATAATGGCATGGGCAAAGACTTTGAAGAGGGCAAACTTGTGCTTGAAGATTTGCGTCAATTTGCTTTTGAAAGCAGTGAACCTGCGGAGATTAGTGGGAAACAAGAACGCTATGAGCAAATCTTGAATGATTATCTTTGA